From the genome of Labrus bergylta chromosome 4, fLabBer1.1, whole genome shotgun sequence, one region includes:
- the LOC109977387 gene encoding tripartite motif-containing protein 16-like, which translates to MAQKGVQLGQETLSCSICLDLLKDPVTVPCGHSYCMNCIKSHWDKEDEKTIYSCPQCRQDFTPRPVLRKNTMLADLVEELKKTGLQAAPADHCYAGSEDVACDVCTGRKLKACKSCLQCLISFCEKHLQPHYEIPAYSKHKLVEPSMKLQENVCSRHNEEMKVFCRTDQQSICYLCLMDEHKGHDTVSAAAERSERQRELKVSRQNIQQRIQDREKDVKLLQQEVEAINGSADKTVENSEKIFTELIRLMEKRRSDVKQQVRSQQQTEVSRVRELQEKLEQEITELKRKDAELEKFSHTEDHNQFLHDYPSLSPLSESTHSSSIKIRPLRFFQDVTAAVSEVRDKLQDVLREKWTNISQTVTEVDVLLSEPENMTRAEFLKYSCDITLDPNTAHTLLLLSDENRKATAMLEQQSYSSHPDRFTNRCQVLSKESLSGCCYWEVEWRGYGVCVAVTYKNISRAGNSDECVFGRNDKSWRLDCYNNSYNFCYNKVSTPVSGPESSRVGVYLDHRAGILSFYSISETMTLLHRVQTTFTQPLHAGLWLDYYGDSAELCKLK; encoded by the coding sequence atggcacagaaaggagttcagctgggTCAGGAAACCCTTtcttgttcgatctgtctggatctcctgaaggatccggtgactgttccctgtggacatagttactgtatgaactgtattaaaagccactgggataaagaggatgagaagacaatctacagctgccctcagtgtaggcaggacttcacaccgaggcctgtcctcaggaaaaacaccatgttagcagatttagtggaggagctgaagaagactggactccaagctgctcctgctgatcactgctatgctggatctgaagatgtggcctgtgatgtctgcaccgggaggaaactgaaagcctgtaagtcctgtctgcagtgtttgatctcattttgtgagaaacatcttcagcctcattatgaAATACCTGCTTATtcaaaacacaagctggtggagccctccatgaagctccaggagaacgtctgctctcgtcataatgaagagatgaaagtattttgtcggactgatcagcagtctatctgttatctctgtttaatggacgaacacaaaggtcatgacacagtctcagctgcagcagaaaggagcgagaggcagagagagctcaaggtgagtcgacaaaacatccagcagagaatccaggacagagagaaagatgtgaagctgctccaacaggaggtggaggctatcaatggctccgctgataaaacagtggagaacagtgagaagatcttcactgagctgatccgtctcatggagaaaagacgctctgatgtgaagcagcaggtcagatcccagcagcaaactgaagtgagtcgagtcagagagcttcaggagaagctggagcaggagatcactgagctgaagaggaaagatgctgaactggagaagttctcacacacagaggaccacaaccagtttctacacgactacccctcactgtcaccactcagtgaatctacacactcatccagcatcaagatccgtcctctgaggttctttcaggatgtgacagcagctgtgtcagaagtcagagataaactacaggacgtcctgagagagaaatggacaaacatctcacagacagtgactgaagtggatgttttactgtcagaaccagagaacatgaccagagctgagttcttaaaatattcatgtgacatcacactggatccaaacacagcacacacactgctgttattatctgatgagaacagaaaagcaACAGCAATGTTAGaacaacagtcttattctagtcacccagacagattcactaataggtgtcaggtcctgagtaaagagagtctgagtggttgttgttactgggaagtggagtGGAGAGGATATGGAGTttgtgtagcagtcacatacaagaatatcagcagagcaggaaactcagatgaatgtgtgtttggacgtaatgacaaatcttggagGTTAGATTgttacaacaacagttataacttttgttacaacaaagtcagcactcctgtctcaggtcctgagtcctccagagtaggagtgtacctggatcacagagcaggtattctgtccttctacagcatctctgaaaccatgactctcctccacagagtccagaccacattcactcagcctctacatgctggactctgGTTAGATTATtatggagactctgctgagttgtgtaaactgaaatag
- the LOC109977386 gene encoding mammalian ependymin-related protein 1-like has translation MFQIDQKTKDCSKIALTEAWDPFDIPANSTFEDQYIIGGPGDNVEVQEWSDRKPARQHETWVGVYTLKDCYPVQETYVRNSSVTTSTRFFNLQLGISDPDVFTPPSTCQSARPERMSESGC, from the exons ATGTTCCAGATCGACCAGAAGACGAAGGACTGCTCAAAGATCGCTCTGACCGAGGCCTGGGATCCCTTCGACATCCCAGCCAACTCCACCTTCGAGGACCAGTACATCATCGGAGGCCCCGGGGACAACGTGGAGGTCCAGGAGTGGTCGGACAGGAAGCCGGCACGCCAAC ATGAGACCTGGGTGGGCGTTTACACCCTGAAGGACTGCTACCCCGTGCAGGAGACCTACGTCAGGAACAGCAGCGTCACCACCTCCACCCGCTTCTTCAACCTGCAGCTGGGCATCAGCGACCCCGACGTCTTCACCCCGCccagcacctgtcaatcagctcGGCCTGAGAGGATGTCGGAGTCCGGCTGCTGA
- the LOC136179123 gene encoding tripartite motif-containing protein 16-like: MAQKGVQLGQETLSCSICLDLLKDPVTVPCGHSYCMNCIKSHWDKEDEKTIYSCPQCRQDFTPRPVLRKNTMLADLVEELKKTGLQAAPADHCYAGSEDVACDVCTGRKLKACKSCLQCLISFCEKHLQPHYEIPAYSKHKLVEPSMKLQENVCSRHNEEMKVFCRTDQQSICYLCLMDEHKGHDTVSAAAERSERQRELKVSRQNIQQRIQDREKDVKLLQQEVEAINGSADKTVENSEKIFTELIRLMEKRRSDVKQQVRSQQQTEVSRVRELQEKLEQEITELKRKDAELEKFSHTEDHNQFLHDYPSLSPLSESTHSSSIKIRPLRFFQDVTAAVSEVRDKLQDVLREKWTNISQTVTEVDVLLSEPENMTRAEFLKYSCDITLDPNTAHTLLLLSDENRKATAMLEQQSYSSHPDRFTNRCQVLSKESLSGRCYWEVEWRGYGVCVAVTYKNISRAGNSDECLFGGNDKSWRLDCYNNSYNFCYNNVCTPVSGPESSRVGVYLDHRAGILSFYSISETMTLLHRVQTTFTQPLHAGLRLDYYGDSAELCKLK, from the coding sequence atggcgcagaaaggagttcagctgggTCAGGAAACCCTTtcttgttcgatctgtctggatctcctgaaggatccggtgactgttccctgtggacatagttactgtatgaactgtattaaaagccactgggataaagaggatgagaagacaatctacagctgccctcagtgtaggcaggacttcacaccgaggcctgtcctcaggaaaaacaccatgttagcagatttagtggaggagctgaagaagactggactccaagctgctcctgctgatcactgctatgctggatctgaagatgtggcctgtgatgtctgcaccgggaggaaactgaaagcctgtaagtcctgtctgcagtgtttgatctcattttgtgagaaacatcttcagcctcattatgaAATACCTGCTTATtcaaaacacaagctggtggagccctccatgaagctccaggagaacgtctgctctcgtcataatgaagagatgaaagtattttgtcggactgatcagcagtctatctgttatctctgtttaatggacgaacacaaaggtcatgacacagtctcagctgcagcagaaaggagcgagaggcagagagagctcaaggtgagtcgacaaaacatccagcagagaatccaggacagagagaaagatgtgaagctgctccaacaggaggtggaggctatcaatggctccgctgataaaacagtggagaacagtgagaagatcttcactgagctgatccgtctcatggagaaaagacgctctgatgtgaagcagcaggtcagatcccagcagcaaactgaagtgagtcgagtcagagagcttcaggagaagctggagcaggagatcactgagctgaagaggaaagatgctgaactggagaagttctcacacacagaggaccacaaccagtttctacacgactacccctcactgtcaccactcagtgaatctacacactcatccagcatcaagatccgtcctctgaggttctTTCAGGatgtgacagcggctgtgtcagaagtcagagataaactacaggacgtcctgagagagaaatggacaaacatctcacagacagtgactgaagtggatgttttactgtcagaaccagagaacatgaccagagctgagttcttaaaatattcatgtgacatcacactggatccaaacacagcacacacactgctgttattatctgatgagaacagaaaagcaACAGCAATGTTAGaacaacagtcttattctagtcacccagacagattcactaataggtgtcaggtcctgagtaaagagagtctgagtggtcgttgttactgggaagtggagtGGAGAGGATATGGAGTttgtgtagcagtcacatacaagaatatcagcagagcaggaaactcagatgaatgtttgtttggaggtaatgacaaatcttggagGTTAGATTgttacaacaacagttataacttttgttacaacaatgtctgcactcctgtctcaggtcctgagtcctccagagtaggagtgtacctggatcacagagcaggtattctgtccttctacagcatctctgaaaccatgactctcctccacagagtccagaccacattcactcagcctctacatgctggactcaggTTAGATTATtatggagactctgctgagttgtgtaaactgaaatag
- the LOC109975952 gene encoding mammalian ependymin-related protein 1-like — translation MGTRRFFEYIFLYQSLVMFQIDQKTKDCSKIALTEAWDPFDIPANSTFEDQYIIGGPGDNVEVQEWSDRKPARQHETWVGVYTLKDCYPVQETYVRNSSVTTSTRFFNLQLGISDPDVFTPPSTCQSARPERMSESGC, via the exons ATGGGAACAAGAAG GTTCTTCGAGTACATCTTTTTGTACCAGAGCCTGGTGATGTTCCAGATCGACCAGAAGACGAAGGACTGCTCAAAGATCGCTCTGACCGAGGCCTGGGATCCCTTCGACATCCCAGCCAACTCCACCTTCGAGGACCAGTACATCATCGGAGGCCCCGGGGACAACGTGGAGGTCCAGGAGTGGTCGGACAGGAAGCCGGCACGCCAAC ATGAGACCTGGGTGGGCGTTTACACCCTGAAGGACTGCTACCCCGTGCAGGAGACCTACGTCAGGAACAGCAGCGTCACCACCTCCACCCGCTTCTTCAACCTGCAGCTGGGCATCAGCGACCCCGACGTCTTCACCCCGCccagcacctgtcaatcagctcGGCCTGAGAGGATGTCGGAGTCCGGCTGCTGA